The Syntrophomonadaceae bacterium genome contains a region encoding:
- a CDS encoding glycosyltransferase family 4 protein: MRIAYLVHLNLGPRSGVYKKVLGQLQMWQLASHEVKLFVITREEEIVQSLSGVAESFQYSQKSFRSRLQEFNKAAKAIVEWQPDVVYTRQDMYYPQVARLASKFKLIIEVNTDDLAEIWTYSKLQWVYHFLTRGLILRRASALVFVSRELSLRWSYQRFRKPFLVIGNGIAMDEIKLTVKLATDRPRLVFLGQPGYIWHGTDKLIYLAFAFPDWRFDLVGLKPEEIVGKIPDNLVFHGMLERSEYEQILRQANCSIGTLALNRNNMEEASPLKTREYLAYGLPVIIGYSDTDFPQGADFLLQLPNTEDNVKENIEGIRKFVLAWKDKRVPREAVRHLDWSYKEARRLDFFKSLVNYTMPVEEVKR; this comes from the coding sequence ATGCGTATTGCTTATTTGGTTCATCTTAATTTAGGTCCGCGTAGCGGTGTGTACAAAAAAGTACTAGGCCAGCTGCAAATGTGGCAACTTGCTTCTCATGAAGTGAAGCTATTTGTTATCACTCGGGAAGAAGAAATTGTGCAGTCCTTAAGCGGTGTGGCAGAATCATTTCAGTATAGTCAAAAATCATTCCGAAGCCGTCTTCAGGAATTCAACAAGGCCGCAAAGGCAATTGTGGAATGGCAGCCGGATGTAGTATATACTCGGCAGGATATGTACTATCCACAAGTGGCCCGTTTGGCCAGTAAGTTCAAGTTAATAATCGAAGTTAATACTGACGATCTGGCAGAAATCTGGACATATTCAAAATTGCAGTGGGTATACCATTTTTTAACGAGAGGATTAATTCTGCGCAGAGCAAGCGCTTTGGTGTTTGTATCCCGAGAGCTGAGCCTACGTTGGTCCTATCAGCGTTTTAGGAAACCATTCCTAGTAATTGGAAATGGCATTGCTATGGATGAAATAAAGCTAACAGTTAAGCTCGCCACAGATCGACCTCGCTTGGTCTTCCTGGGTCAGCCTGGTTACATTTGGCACGGTACAGACAAGTTAATTTATTTGGCCTTCGCCTTTCCTGATTGGCGCTTTGATTTAGTTGGACTAAAACCTGAAGAAATAGTGGGTAAGATACCAGACAACTTGGTTTTTCATGGCATGTTGGAACGCTCTGAGTATGAGCAAATCCTTAGGCAAGCAAATTGTTCGATTGGTACCCTGGCACTCAATCGGAATAATATGGAAGAAGCTTCCCCTTTAAAGACCAGGGAGTATTTGGCCTATGGCCTACCGGTAATTATTGGCTACAGCGATACCGACTTCCCTCAGGGTGCAGATTTTTTGCTCCAATTGCCCAATACCGAAGACAACGTAAAAGAAAACATTGAGGGTATCAGAAAATTTGTTTTAGCTTGGAAAGATAAGCGAGTACCCCGTGAGGCTGTGCGTCATCTTGATTGGTCATATAAGGAAGCACGGCGATTGGATTTTTTTAAATCATTAGTTAACTATACTATGCCTGTTGAGGAGGTGAAACGGTGA
- a CDS encoding glycosyltransferase family 4 protein, producing MAGGTRHFDLGKELLKRGYQVVIFASGFEYVSRKYTKIGSKEMLRTEELAGVQFVWLNTFPHHKNDWRRVAGMVSYAFRVLKAASSFNKPDVVIGSNVHPLAVLAGWWLARKYQARFIFEVRDLWPQTLVDMGAIKETGLPARLLYAWEKFMCLKAEKVIVLMPGARQYYENRGVDPGKICWIPNGVDVERYRDTTPFDPSIGAAQAIERHQEKFKVIYAGAHGQANGLEVAIEAAALISKKEAAVHFIFIGDGPEKQALREKAAHLGCANVTFCDPVPKAGVPAVLKQADLLILCIRPMEVYKYGVSLNKVNDYLASGRPVVMAAAVSNDAVAEAQAGLTVLPGDAQALADGILQLFKMRPEELDQLGANGRAFVEKYYDTKHLGETLAKILS from the coding sequence ATGGCCGGAGGGACAAGGCATTTCGACCTGGGGAAAGAGCTGCTCAAGCGAGGCTACCAGGTAGTCATCTTTGCTTCCGGTTTTGAATATGTCTCGCGGAAGTATACAAAGATTGGCTCCAAGGAAATGCTCAGGACGGAGGAACTGGCAGGAGTACAGTTCGTTTGGCTGAACACCTTTCCCCACCATAAAAATGACTGGCGTAGAGTGGCCGGTATGGTTTCCTACGCTTTTAGGGTCTTAAAGGCCGCGAGTAGTTTTAACAAGCCGGATGTGGTAATCGGTTCGAATGTGCACCCCTTGGCAGTTCTGGCCGGCTGGTGGCTGGCCAGAAAATACCAGGCAAGGTTTATCTTCGAGGTGCGGGACCTTTGGCCGCAAACGCTAGTCGACATGGGGGCCATAAAGGAAACCGGCCTTCCGGCCAGGCTGCTTTACGCCTGGGAAAAGTTCATGTGTTTAAAGGCGGAAAAGGTTATTGTGCTGATGCCCGGGGCCAGGCAATATTATGAAAACCGTGGTGTCGATCCGGGCAAAATTTGCTGGATTCCCAACGGAGTCGATGTGGAACGCTACCGCGACACGACCCCCTTCGACCCATCAATTGGGGCGGCCCAGGCTATAGAACGGCATCAGGAAAAGTTTAAGGTAATCTATGCCGGTGCCCACGGCCAGGCTAACGGCTTGGAGGTGGCTATCGAGGCTGCCGCCTTGATAAGTAAAAAAGAGGCTGCGGTCCATTTCATTTTCATAGGTGACGGGCCGGAGAAACAGGCCTTGCGGGAGAAGGCAGCACATCTTGGCTGCGCAAATGTAACTTTTTGCGATCCCGTACCCAAGGCCGGCGTGCCTGCAGTGCTTAAACAGGCAGATTTGCTGATACTTTGCATAAGACCCATGGAAGTGTATAAGTATGGTGTTAGCCTAAACAAAGTAAACGATTACCTGGCCAGTGGAAGGCCGGTTGTTATGGCGGCCGCTGTTTCCAACGATGCAGTTGCCGAAGCCCAGGCCGGGCTAACTGTTTTGCCAGGCGACGCGCAGGCCCTGGCAGACGGGATACTGCAACTGTTTAAGATGCGACCGGAGGAGCTGGATCAGCTAGGGGCCAACGGCCGCGCTTTTGTGGAAAAGTATTATGACACGAAGCACCTGGGAGAAACCTTGGCTAAAATCCTTAGCTAG
- a CDS encoding Rpn family recombination-promoting nuclease/putative transposase, translated as MKRLKVKNDFIFRKLFGEVKNKDILLSFLNAVLELADSEKLNDIEIIDGTELKKDSLEDNLGILDIRAKTMRGEQINIEVQLVNQYNMDKRTLFYWSKMFTEQLKEGQPYNALNKTIAINILDFNFIELEKFSTVFHLWEDTNKDCKLTDVLEIRFLELPKFRKKQPDLNKPLERWMIFIEDSPEEVLEMAKKAEPAIARAEEVLKQLGSFDEIRRYYEAREIAIHDEITRITGARAEGRAEGRAEGKAEGKAEGKADLIVKLLLKKFGLLPADIIKKIDEADQSQLDIIAEGIFEFQSIDDTRKYLQ; from the coding sequence ATGAAGAGGTTAAAGGTCAAAAACGATTTTATATTTCGCAAGCTGTTTGGAGAGGTTAAGAACAAGGATATCCTCCTAAGTTTTTTGAATGCTGTACTGGAATTGGCAGACTCTGAAAAACTTAATGACATAGAAATTATCGACGGTACGGAATTGAAAAAAGACAGCTTAGAAGATAATCTTGGCATTTTGGATATCCGGGCAAAGACAATGCGGGGAGAACAGATCAATATAGAAGTACAGCTGGTAAACCAGTACAACATGGATAAGAGAACACTGTTTTACTGGTCGAAGATGTTTACGGAGCAATTGAAAGAAGGGCAGCCTTATAACGCTTTAAATAAAACCATTGCGATAAATATCCTGGACTTTAATTTTATTGAACTTGAGAAATTTAGCACGGTCTTTCATCTATGGGAGGATACGAACAAGGACTGCAAATTAACGGACGTGCTGGAAATAAGATTCCTTGAGCTTCCGAAATTCAGAAAAAAACAACCGGATTTAAACAAGCCGCTTGAGCGGTGGATGATATTCATAGAAGATTCACCCGAGGAGGTGTTGGAAATGGCAAAGAAAGCAGAACCTGCAATAGCTAGAGCGGAAGAAGTCCTTAAACAGTTGGGAAGCTTTGATGAAATCCGAAGATATTATGAAGCGCGGGAAATCGCTATTCATGATGAGATAACCAGAATTACGGGAGCAAGGGCTGAGGGCAGGGCTGAGGGCAGAGCTGAGGGCAAGGCTGAGGGCAAGGCTGAGGGCAAGGCAGACCTAATCGTAAAGCTTCTGCTAAAAAAATTCGGCCTTCTTCCTGCAGACATCATAAAAAAAATAGATGAGGCTGACCAATCCCAGCTAGACATTATTGCAGAAGGCATTTTTGAATTTCAGTCCATTGACGATACCCGAAAGTATCTTCAGTAA
- a CDS encoding glycosyltransferase family 4 protein: MQIGNNNQVCGKKILFIANVYAHLANFHIPFIRLLQKNSYEIHAASSSSMGCREDVESAGVTCWEIPFARSPYRPANLQAFHRLKALLKSQHFDLIHVHTPVAAFLGRYLAKATGQGPVLYTAHGFHFYRGAPLKNWLIYHTAERIAASWTDGLLVMNKEDFENARHLGFLPGKNLFYVHGVGVELNCYPPSSGVGSVRVELGLGRDDMVVTCVGEFNANKNHAFLLNAWQRLSHRYGSAHLLLVGVGQDMAALQRKVEIEQIPRVHFLGYRRDVPHILQESDIVALVSKREGLPRCIMEAMAAGKPVVASNVRGNRDLVENGRTGFLVELGDVPGLGKALERLISDPELRAAMGAAGREKIQDYSLEKVTVEMADIYDRFLG; this comes from the coding sequence ATGCAAATAGGGAATAATAATCAAGTATGCGGCAAAAAAATATTATTTATTGCCAATGTTTATGCCCACCTGGCTAACTTTCATATCCCCTTTATAAGGCTACTACAGAAGAATAGCTACGAGATACATGCTGCGTCCTCTTCTTCAATGGGGTGCAGGGAGGATGTGGAGAGTGCGGGGGTTACCTGCTGGGAGATCCCCTTTGCCCGTTCTCCTTACAGGCCGGCTAATCTTCAGGCCTTCCATCGGCTTAAGGCATTACTCAAATCACAGCATTTTGACCTTATTCATGTCCACACCCCTGTGGCCGCTTTTCTCGGGCGGTATCTGGCCAAGGCTACCGGGCAGGGACCTGTTTTGTATACGGCCCATGGATTTCATTTCTATCGGGGCGCGCCGCTTAAAAATTGGCTTATCTACCACACAGCGGAACGGATTGCCGCCAGCTGGACCGACGGACTTCTGGTAATGAATAAAGAGGACTTCGAGAATGCCCGTCACTTGGGGTTTTTGCCCGGAAAAAATCTGTTTTATGTTCACGGAGTGGGTGTGGAGCTGAACTGTTACCCCCCTTCTTCCGGTGTGGGCTCCGTCAGGGTTGAGCTGGGGCTTGGGCGGGATGACATGGTGGTTACCTGTGTGGGGGAGTTTAACGCCAATAAAAACCATGCTTTTCTTCTGAACGCATGGCAACGACTTTCTCATCGCTATGGCAGTGCCCACCTACTGCTTGTTGGTGTCGGCCAAGATATGGCGGCGTTGCAGCGAAAGGTTGAGATAGAGCAGATTCCCAGGGTCCACTTTTTGGGCTACCGACGGGATGTCCCACACATCCTGCAAGAATCAGACATCGTGGCTCTGGTTTCCAAGCGGGAAGGCCTTCCTAGATGCATCATGGAGGCCATGGCTGCCGGCAAGCCGGTGGTTGCATCCAATGTCCGTGGCAACCGCGATCTGGTTGAAAATGGGCGGACGGGGTTTTTGGTGGAGCTGGGGGACGTGCCGGGGCTGGGCAAGGCTCTGGAAAGGCTTATTTCCGATCCGGAACTGCGAGCCGCCATGGGCGCTGCCGGGCGGGAGAAGATACAGGACTATTCCTTGGAGAAGGTAACGGTTGAAATGGCCGACATCTATGACCGTTTCTTGGGCTAA
- a CDS encoding PIG-L family deacetylase, with protein MMLFSARRALLLSPHTDDAEFGMGGTVHRLVTNGVEMFSVAFSTAKESLPPGFGEDTLVLEAKESCKILGVPLANIRILDYPVRRFSQYRQDILEDLVRLKSLINPDLVFVHASSDLHQDHQTITQEAIRAFKHCTVFGYEQPWNIIEFRAQALVALCEDNIAAKISACSAYRSQSHRSYASAEFIRGWARGRGVVLGESYAEAFEVLRLVVK; from the coding sequence TTGATGTTGTTTTCTGCCCGACGTGCTCTTTTGTTGTCACCACACACCGATGATGCGGAGTTTGGCATGGGCGGCACCGTGCATCGTCTTGTCACAAATGGCGTGGAGATGTTTTCTGTGGCGTTTTCAACTGCAAAGGAGTCTCTGCCGCCGGGTTTCGGGGAAGATACTCTGGTCTTGGAGGCAAAAGAGTCATGCAAAATCCTGGGCGTTCCGCTAGCTAATATAAGGATTCTTGATTACCCTGTGCGGCGTTTTTCTCAGTATCGTCAGGATATCCTGGAAGACCTTGTCCGGTTAAAAAGTCTGATCAATCCCGACTTAGTATTTGTGCATGCGAGTTCAGATCTGCATCAGGATCATCAAACAATAACGCAGGAAGCAATAAGGGCATTTAAACACTGCACTGTTTTTGGCTATGAACAGCCTTGGAATATCATCGAGTTTCGTGCCCAGGCTTTAGTGGCACTATGCGAAGACAACATCGCAGCGAAGATCTCGGCCTGCTCTGCCTATAGGTCACAAAGCCACAGATCTTATGCCAGTGCGGAATTTATCAGGGGATGGGCACGTGGCAGGGGTGTTGTGCTAGGGGAGTCGTATGCCGAGGCTTTTGAGGTTCTACGGCTGGTAGTCAAGTAA
- a CDS encoding glycosyltransferase family 2 protein translates to MSMRPLVTIGIPFLNPGVLLKEAIQSVFCQTLTDWELILVNDGSNDESVAIAQTVRDPRVRLINDGKTLGLVARLNQLGTLARGEYMARMDADDIMHPFRLEKQIRFLQLNRDISVVDTGAFVINQAREPIGIKGSQDKRPSMYEALKWGVILHPTVIARTSWYMQHPYDPAYPRAEDRELFVRVLDSVKIAHLPEPLLFYLFVGNVRLQAFFQSYSSERKVLLRYGPKLIGYSNTIKLWFRSHIKSAALPLLCSFNRQDFVTRLAYKPIDAEQAQKAREVLQYIRQTDVPGW, encoded by the coding sequence GTGAGCATGCGGCCATTAGTTACAATCGGTATCCCATTTCTAAATCCTGGTGTACTTCTTAAGGAAGCTATTCAGTCGGTATTCTGCCAAACGCTTACAGATTGGGAACTGATTCTAGTGAACGATGGTTCAAATGATGAGTCAGTCGCAATAGCGCAGACTGTGAGGGATCCAAGGGTCAGGCTGATCAACGATGGAAAAACCTTAGGGTTGGTTGCCCGTCTAAACCAACTCGGAACATTGGCACGAGGGGAGTACATGGCAAGGATGGATGCGGATGACATCATGCATCCATTCCGGTTAGAAAAGCAAATACGCTTTCTGCAACTAAATAGGGATATTAGTGTAGTTGATACAGGAGCGTTTGTGATAAACCAAGCTCGGGAACCCATAGGCATAAAAGGTTCGCAGGATAAACGACCTAGTATGTACGAGGCCCTCAAGTGGGGTGTGATTCTGCACCCAACAGTAATTGCGCGTACTAGTTGGTATATGCAACACCCCTATGATCCTGCATACCCCAGGGCGGAAGATCGGGAGCTTTTTGTGCGAGTTCTGGACTCTGTTAAGATAGCCCATCTTCCAGAACCATTACTCTTTTATTTGTTTGTTGGCAATGTAAGACTCCAGGCCTTTTTCCAAAGTTATTCCTCCGAACGCAAAGTGTTGTTACGCTATGGCCCGAAGTTGATTGGCTACTCAAATACTATTAAGCTGTGGTTTCGTTCGCATATTAAGTCAGCTGCACTGCCTTTATTGTGTTCATTTAATAGGCAAGATTTTGTAACACGGCTGGCTTATAAACCTATTGATGCGGAACAAGCTCAAAAAGCTCGTGAAGTGCTTCAGTATATTAGGCAAACGGATGTGCCTGGTTGGTAA